From the genome of Tepidamorphus gemmatus, one region includes:
- the rplE gene encoding 50S ribosomal protein L5 — translation MAEAAYEPRLKRHYNDVVKPKLLAEFGYTNPMMVPRLDKIVLNMGIGEAVGDQKRTVSAAADLTRIAGQKAVITKARTSIATFKVREGMSLGAKVTLRKARMYEFLDRLVTIALPRVRDFRGLNPKSFDGRGNYALGIKEHIVFPEIEYDKVDQIWGLDVVICTTAKSDDEARALLKAFNFPFRN, via the coding sequence ATGGCTGAAGCAGCTTACGAGCCGCGCCTCAAGCGCCACTACAACGACGTCGTGAAGCCGAAGCTGCTGGCAGAGTTCGGCTACACGAATCCGATGATGGTGCCGCGGCTGGACAAGATTGTGCTGAACATGGGGATCGGCGAGGCCGTCGGCGACCAGAAGCGCACCGTCTCGGCCGCAGCGGATCTGACGCGGATCGCTGGCCAGAAGGCGGTGATCACCAAGGCGCGCACATCCATCGCCACATTCAAGGTGCGCGAGGGCATGTCGCTCGGCGCCAAGGTCACGCTGCGCAAGGCGCGGATGTACGAATTCCTGGACAGGCTGGTCACGATCGCGCTGCCGCGGGTGCGCGACTTCCGCGGGCTCAATCCGAAGAGTTTCGACGGGCGCGGGAATTACGCGCTCGGCATCAAGGAGCACATCGTGTTCCCCGAGATCGAGTACGACAAGGTCGACCAGATCTGGGGGCTGGACGTGGTGATCTGCACGACCGCGAAGTCGGATGACGAGGCGCGGGCGTTGCTGAAGGCCTTCAACTTCCCGTTCCGGAACTGA
- the rpsE gene encoding 30S ribosomal protein S5 gives MREDRERDSEFVDKLVHINRVAKVVKGGRRFGFAALVVVGDQKGRVGFGHGKAREVPEAIRKATEAAKRSLMRVPLREGRTLHHDVAGRWGAGKVLLRAAPPGTGIIAGGPMRAVFETLGVQDVVAKSLGSSNPYNMVRATFEALKREDSPRAVAARRGIKVSTLQSRRRDGVTDAAAEA, from the coding sequence ATGAGAGAAGATCGCGAGCGCGACAGCGAGTTCGTCGACAAGCTGGTCCACATCAACCGTGTGGCCAAGGTGGTGAAGGGCGGCCGGCGCTTTGGCTTCGCGGCCCTCGTCGTCGTCGGCGACCAGAAGGGCCGGGTCGGTTTCGGCCATGGCAAGGCGCGCGAGGTTCCGGAGGCGATCCGCAAGGCGACCGAGGCGGCGAAGCGTTCGCTGATGCGCGTGCCGCTGCGCGAGGGCCGCACGCTCCACCACGATGTCGCGGGCCGCTGGGGCGCCGGCAAGGTGCTGCTGCGGGCAGCGCCTCCCGGTACCGGCATCATCGCCGGTGGTCCGATGCGTGCCGTGTTCGAGACGCTGGGTGTTCAGGACGTGGTGGCGAAGTCGCTGGGCTCGTCCAACCCCTACAACATGGTGCGGGCGACGTTCGAGGCGCTCAAGCGCGAGGACAGCCCGCGCGCGGTGGCGGCACGGCGCGGCATCAAGGTATCGACGCTGCAGAGCCGGCGCCGCGACGGCGTCACCGATGCGGCTGCCGAGGCCTGA
- the rplF gene encoding 50S ribosomal protein L6, giving the protein MSRIGKKPVPVPRGVTATIEGQSVSAKGPKGMLSIVLNEEVAAEMTDEGIKVSPRDESKRARAMWGLSRTLVSNIVTGVSEGYSRRLEIVGVGYRAQVQGRTLQLALGFSHDVQYPIPEGISIECPKPTEIVVSGIDKQRVGQVAAEIRRYRKPEPYKGKGVRYAGEFIFRKEGKKK; this is encoded by the coding sequence ATGTCGCGCATCGGAAAGAAGCCGGTCCCCGTCCCCCGCGGGGTGACGGCGACGATCGAGGGACAGAGCGTATCGGCCAAGGGGCCGAAGGGCATGCTGTCCATCGTGCTGAACGAGGAGGTGGCGGCCGAGATGACCGACGAGGGCATCAAGGTCAGCCCGCGCGACGAGTCCAAGCGGGCGCGCGCCATGTGGGGCCTGTCGCGGACACTGGTGTCCAACATCGTCACGGGTGTCAGCGAGGGCTACAGTCGCAGGCTGGAGATCGTCGGCGTCGGCTATCGCGCTCAGGTTCAGGGCAGGACCCTGCAACTGGCGCTCGGCTTCAGCCACGACGTGCAGTATCCGATCCCCGAAGGCATCTCGATCGAATGTCCGAAGCCGACCGAGATCGTCGTGAGCGGCATCGACAAGCAGCGCGTCGGCCAGGTCGCCGCGGAGATCCGCAGATACCGCAAGCCTGAACCGTACAAGGGCAAGGGCGTGCGCTACGCGGGCGAATTCATCTTCCGCAAGGAAGGCAAGAAGAAGTAA
- the rpmD gene encoding 50S ribosomal protein L30 — MAKTSEKTITVEQIGSPIRRPGDQRATLIGLGLNKMHRRRTLPDTPAVRGMIRKVSHLVRVVEEN; from the coding sequence ATGGCCAAGACCAGCGAGAAGACGATCACCGTCGAGCAGATCGGCAGCCCGATCCGCCGTCCCGGCGATCAGAGGGCGACTCTGATCGGACTCGGACTGAACAAGATGCACCGCAGGCGCACGCTGCCGGACACCCCGGCGGTGCGGGGGATGATCCGCAAGGTCAGCCACCTGGTGCGCGTCGTGGAAGAGAACTGA
- the rpsN gene encoding 30S ribosomal protein S14, with protein MAKKSAIEKNRRRVKLVKKFAGKRGRLAAIANDESLSMEERFQARLKLAALPRNSSKTRIRNRCEVTGRPRAFYRKLKLSRIALRELGSKGLIPGLVKSSW; from the coding sequence ATGGCGAAGAAGAGCGCGATCGAGAAGAACCGCAGGCGCGTCAAGCTCGTGAAGAAGTTCGCGGGAAAGCGCGGGCGGCTCGCGGCGATCGCAAACGACGAGTCGCTGTCGATGGAGGAGCGGTTCCAGGCGCGGCTGAAGCTCGCTGCCTTGCCGCGCAATTCCTCGAAGACCCGCATCCGCAATCGTTGCGAGGTGACGGGCCGGCCGCGCGCCTTCTACCGCAAGTTGAAGCTGTCGCGTATCGCGCTCCGGGAACTGGGCTCGAAGGGCCTGATCCCCGGTCTGGTCAAGTCGAGCTGGTGA
- the rplR gene encoding 50S ribosomal protein L18, whose product MSKGLTNREKRALRVRRAIRRAANGRPRLSVFRSSKNIYAQVIDDAKGHTVAAASSLDKDLRGSIKTGADKAAAEAVGKLIAQRAIDAGIKQVVFDRGGYLYHGRVKALADAAREGGLEF is encoded by the coding sequence ATGAGCAAGGGTCTGACGAATCGCGAGAAGCGCGCGCTGCGCGTGCGCCGCGCCATCAGGCGGGCGGCGAACGGCCGGCCACGGCTGAGCGTGTTCCGCTCCTCGAAGAACATCTATGCCCAGGTGATCGACGACGCGAAGGGGCACACGGTCGCGGCAGCCTCCTCGCTGGACAAGGATTTGCGCGGGTCGATCAAGACCGGCGCGGACAAGGCGGCCGCCGAGGCGGTCGGCAAGCTGATTGCCCAGCGGGCGATCGACGCCGGCATCAAGCAGGTCGTGTTCGACCGGGGCGGATATCTCTATCACGGGCGCGTCAAGGCGCTCGCCGATGCAGCGCGCGAGGGCGGCCTCGAGTTCTGA
- the rplO gene encoding 50S ribosomal protein L15 codes for MKLNELADNPGARKARKRVGRGIGSGLGKTAGRGHKGQKSRSGVTVKGFEGGQMPLHRRLPKRGFNSISRKSFSVVNLDRVQEAIDAGKLDASAPVTAEAMVAAGLVRRIRDGVRLLGTGELKAKVAFRLQGASRAAVAAVEKAGGSVELVGLDGKAVAAGAAEQG; via the coding sequence ATGAAGCTCAATGAACTCGCCGACAATCCCGGCGCCCGCAAGGCGCGCAAGCGCGTCGGCCGCGGCATCGGCTCCGGGCTCGGCAAGACAGCCGGCCGGGGTCACAAGGGACAGAAGTCGCGCTCCGGCGTCACGGTCAAGGGCTTCGAGGGCGGCCAGATGCCGCTGCATCGGCGCTTGCCGAAGCGGGGCTTCAACAGTATCTCCCGCAAGTCCTTCTCGGTCGTGAATCTGGACCGGGTGCAGGAGGCCATCGACGCCGGCAAGCTGGACGCGAGCGCTCCGGTTACGGCCGAGGCGATGGTGGCGGCCGGGCTCGTGCGGCGCATCCGCGACGGCGTTCGCCTCTTGGGGACGGGCGAGCTCAAGGCGAAGGTCGCCTTCCGTCTGCAGGGCGCCTCGAGGGCGGCTGTTGCCGCCGTCGAGAAGGCCGGCGGTTCGGTGGAGCTCGTCGGTCTGGACGGCAAGGCGGTCGCGGCGGGCGCGGCCGAGCAGGGCTGA
- the rpsH gene encoding 30S ribosomal protein S8, whose product MAISDPLGDMLTRIRNAQMRRKPKVTTPASTLRRRVLDVLQSEGFIRGYSTIEFDGGRSEFEIELKYYDGEPVIRTIERVSKPGRRVYASVKTLPTVNNGLGVSIVSTPKGVMPDWQAREENVGGEVLCRVF is encoded by the coding sequence ATGGCGATAAGCGATCCGCTGGGCGATATGCTGACGCGAATCCGCAACGCGCAGATGCGGCGCAAGCCCAAGGTGACGACGCCGGCCTCCACGCTGCGGCGGCGGGTGCTGGACGTTTTGCAGTCAGAAGGCTTCATCCGCGGCTATTCGACGATCGAGTTCGATGGTGGCCGGTCGGAGTTCGAGATCGAGCTGAAGTATTACGACGGCGAGCCAGTGATCCGGACGATCGAGCGGGTCTCCAAGCCCGGCCGTCGGGTCTATGCCTCCGTCAAGACGCTGCCGACGGTCAACAACGGGCTTGGGGTATCGATCGTGTCGACCCCAAAGGGTGTCATGCCGGACTGGCAGGCGCGCGAGGAGAATGTCGGCGGCGAAGTGCTCTGCCGGGTGTTCTGA